Proteins from a genomic interval of Amycolatopsis sp. cg13:
- a CDS encoding type IIA DNA topoisomerase subunit B, protein MTAETLYGADDLTHLEGLEAVRKRPGMYIGSTDSRGINHLFSEVVDNSTDEGVAGHASRIVVTLHGDGSVQVDDDGRGIPTGVHAKSGLSGVELVLTRLHAGGKFGGSGYKTSGGLHGVGASAVNALSHRFDVTVKQDGKVHQMSFAHGVPGVFDGPGAKAKFTRRSGLKLVGKMKRGERSGTSIRYWYDARYFETGAVLDVEGVRAKLRNTAFLVPGVTYVLRTTFEDTINEETFHFPNGLSDMVDFLAPDSEKPVCGTLMITGEGTYKENAADANGVMQSNVERHAEVEVALRWGTGYERTVECFTNTIRNVHGGTHRRGFDRAVTRALQDVIGKTRGLLKAKEDPPTTEDVLEGMTAVIHVRLPEPQFTSQTKDELSTAGITRVIQGIVDKQVRAWTEDRKTKSEAKIVLQKVVDAARVRLTQKQQKDAARRKTALEGAAMPPKLVDCRTTGVSRSELFLVEGDSALGSARMARVSEYQALLPLRGKILNVQKASLGDTLKNAEIASIVQVLGAGTGRTFDLSTMRYGRVILMADADVDGSHIRTLLITLFAKYMRPAIEDGRLYAAMPPLHKITTKGRGSETIFTFTQREMEQKVAELEAAGKTVVTPVPRFKGLGEMDADELWETTMNPATRSVRRITLEDVEAAELALELLMGEKVEPRRNWLVESSDRVDRDAIDV, encoded by the coding sequence GTGACCGCTGAGACTCTGTACGGGGCCGATGACCTGACCCACCTCGAGGGACTCGAGGCGGTTCGCAAGCGCCCCGGGATGTACATCGGCTCCACCGACAGCCGGGGCATCAACCACCTCTTCTCCGAGGTCGTCGACAACTCCACCGACGAGGGCGTGGCCGGCCACGCCTCGCGCATCGTCGTCACGCTGCACGGCGACGGCAGCGTCCAGGTGGACGACGACGGCCGCGGCATTCCCACCGGCGTGCACGCCAAATCCGGCCTCTCCGGCGTCGAACTGGTGCTGACCCGGCTGCACGCCGGCGGCAAGTTCGGCGGCTCCGGGTACAAGACGTCGGGCGGCCTGCACGGCGTCGGAGCCTCGGCGGTCAACGCGCTGTCGCACCGCTTCGACGTCACGGTGAAGCAGGACGGCAAGGTCCACCAGATGTCGTTCGCGCACGGCGTGCCCGGCGTGTTCGACGGCCCCGGCGCGAAGGCGAAGTTCACCCGCCGCTCCGGGCTCAAACTCGTCGGCAAGATGAAGCGCGGCGAGCGCAGCGGAACGTCGATCCGCTACTGGTACGACGCGCGGTACTTCGAGACCGGCGCGGTGCTCGACGTCGAAGGCGTGCGCGCGAAGCTGCGCAACACCGCGTTCCTCGTGCCAGGCGTCACGTACGTGCTGCGCACCACGTTCGAGGACACCATCAACGAGGAGACCTTCCACTTCCCGAACGGGCTGTCGGACATGGTCGACTTCCTCGCCCCGGACAGCGAGAAGCCCGTCTGCGGCACGCTGATGATCACCGGCGAGGGCACGTACAAGGAGAACGCGGCGGACGCCAACGGCGTCATGCAGTCCAATGTGGAGCGACACGCCGAGGTCGAGGTCGCGCTCCGCTGGGGCACCGGCTACGAGCGCACCGTGGAGTGCTTCACCAACACGATCCGCAACGTGCACGGCGGCACGCACCGGCGCGGGTTCGACCGCGCGGTCACCCGCGCGCTGCAAGACGTGATCGGCAAGACGCGCGGGCTGCTCAAGGCGAAGGAGGATCCGCCGACCACCGAGGACGTGCTGGAAGGCATGACCGCGGTGATCCACGTCCGGCTGCCGGAGCCGCAGTTCACCTCGCAGACCAAGGACGAACTGTCCACGGCCGGCATCACGCGCGTCATCCAGGGCATCGTCGACAAGCAGGTGCGCGCCTGGACCGAGGACCGGAAAACCAAGTCCGAGGCCAAGATCGTGCTGCAGAAGGTGGTCGACGCGGCGCGCGTGCGGCTCACCCAGAAACAGCAGAAGGACGCCGCCCGGCGCAAGACCGCGCTCGAAGGCGCGGCGATGCCGCCGAAGCTGGTCGACTGCCGCACCACCGGCGTCTCGCGCAGCGAACTGTTCCTGGTGGAGGGCGACAGCGCGCTCGGCTCGGCGCGGATGGCTCGGGTGTCGGAGTACCAGGCGCTGCTGCCGTTGCGCGGCAAGATCCTCAACGTGCAGAAGGCGTCGCTGGGCGACACGCTGAAGAACGCCGAGATCGCGTCGATCGTCCAGGTGCTCGGCGCGGGCACCGGCCGCACGTTCGACCTGTCGACGATGCGCTACGGCCGGGTCATCCTGATGGCGGACGCGGATGTCGACGGTTCGCACATCCGCACGCTGCTGATCACGCTGTTCGCGAAGTACATGCGCCCGGCGATCGAGGACGGCAGGCTGTACGCGGCCATGCCGCCGCTGCACAAGATCACCACGAAGGGCCGCGGTTCGGAGACCATCTTCACCTTCACCCAGCGCGAGATGGAGCAGAAGGTCGCCGAACTCGAAGCGGCGGGCAAGACAGTCGTCACGCCGGTGCCGCGGTTCAAGGGCCTCGGCGAGATGGACGCCGACGAACTGTGGGAAACCACGATGAACCCGGCGACGCGCTCGGTCCGGCGGATCACGCTGGAGGACGTCGAGGCCGCGGAGCTGGCGCTGGAACTGCTGATGGGCGAGAAGGTCGAGCCGCGGCGCAACTGGCTGGTCGAATCGTCCGACCGCGTCGACCGCGACGCCATCGACGTCTGA
- a CDS encoding DNA topoisomerase (ATP-hydrolyzing) subunit A, giving the protein MARRSKTPVTRVDPSAFDSPGAQVFDNPLKTEIEDSYLEYAYSVIHSRALPDARDGLKPVHRRILFSMNENGYRPTHAYVKSSRVVGDVMGKYHPHGDVAIYDAMVRLAQDFSMNAPLIDGHGNFGSPDDGPAASRYTEARMSNEAMLLVGELGEDTVDFRPNYDGSLEEPSVLPAAYPNLLVNGTSGIAVGMATNMIPHNLGEVIGAARWLINHPNATLDKLMEYVPGPDLPTGGSLLGLDEVRKAYETGRGVVRMRANVETGPLEGSRGRQAITVTELPYGVGPEKVIEKITDEVNKSKRLTGIADVKDLTDRENGTRLVIECKVGVNPQALLADLYRLTPLEQSFGINNLVLVDGQPQTLGLKALLEVFLRHRYEVVTRRTRYRRRKREERLHLVDGLLVALLNIDKVIRLIRESENAAAAKDGLMTKFKLSEIQATYILDTPLRRLTKYDRLELENEQEKLRAEIAELTTILEDESVLKKLVSTELAKIAKDFPTERRTRLIDGDLKEVLAASKPSGPLEVADDPCQVILSATGLVARTAAESEEASEVRRRNGRVKHDAVSAVVHTTARGQVLLVTSRGRAFKTDVLPLPVLPEQAGTVSLRGGMAAKELVPLEKGERVVGIAPLGEQAGDSPGLAIGTRAGVVKVCAPDWPVRSDEFEIITLKAGDEVVGATWLTDGNETLAFVSSDSSLLRFAASLIRPQGTKSGGMAGVKLSANANAVFFGAIRTDDEEHGEPMVVTATGQSVKVTPFSEYPAKGRATGGVRTHRFLKGETQVQVAWIGPRPAGASRTGDPVELPEIDLRRDGSGHAHPGPEVVGHLIERG; this is encoded by the coding sequence ATGGCTCGCCGTAGCAAGACCCCGGTGACCCGGGTCGACCCGAGCGCGTTCGACTCGCCGGGCGCGCAGGTCTTCGACAACCCGCTGAAGACGGAGATCGAAGACTCGTACCTGGAATACGCGTACTCGGTGATCCACTCGCGCGCCCTCCCGGACGCGCGAGACGGCCTGAAGCCGGTGCACCGCCGGATCCTGTTCTCGATGAACGAGAACGGCTACCGCCCGACGCACGCGTACGTGAAATCGTCACGCGTGGTCGGCGACGTCATGGGCAAGTACCACCCGCACGGCGACGTGGCGATCTACGACGCGATGGTCCGGCTGGCGCAGGACTTCTCGATGAACGCCCCGCTGATCGACGGGCACGGAAACTTCGGTTCCCCGGACGACGGACCGGCCGCCTCGCGATACACCGAAGCCCGGATGTCGAACGAAGCGATGCTGCTCGTCGGCGAACTCGGCGAAGACACCGTCGACTTCCGCCCGAACTACGACGGTTCGCTCGAAGAGCCTTCGGTGCTCCCCGCCGCATACCCGAACCTGCTGGTCAACGGCACGTCCGGGATCGCGGTCGGCATGGCGACCAACATGATCCCGCACAACCTCGGCGAGGTGATCGGCGCCGCGCGGTGGCTGATCAACCATCCGAACGCCACGCTCGACAAGCTGATGGAGTACGTCCCCGGCCCCGACCTGCCCACCGGCGGCAGCCTGCTGGGCCTGGACGAGGTCCGCAAGGCCTACGAAACCGGCCGCGGCGTGGTCCGGATGCGCGCGAACGTCGAAACCGGCCCGCTGGAAGGCAGCCGCGGACGGCAGGCCATCACGGTCACCGAGCTGCCGTACGGCGTCGGCCCGGAGAAGGTGATCGAAAAGATCACCGACGAGGTCAACAAGTCCAAGCGGCTCACCGGAATCGCGGACGTCAAGGACCTCACCGACCGCGAGAACGGCACGCGGCTCGTCATCGAGTGCAAGGTGGGCGTCAACCCGCAGGCGCTGCTGGCGGACTTGTATCGCCTCACGCCGCTGGAGCAGTCGTTCGGCATCAACAACCTCGTGCTCGTCGACGGACAGCCGCAGACGCTCGGCCTGAAGGCGCTGCTGGAGGTCTTCCTGCGGCACCGCTACGAGGTCGTCACGCGGCGCACGCGCTACCGCCGCCGCAAGCGCGAAGAGCGCCTGCACCTGGTCGACGGTCTGCTGGTCGCGCTGCTGAACATCGACAAGGTCATCCGGCTGATCCGCGAAAGCGAAAACGCGGCCGCCGCGAAGGACGGCCTGATGACGAAGTTCAAGCTGTCCGAAATCCAGGCGACCTACATCCTCGACACTCCCCTGCGCCGCCTGACGAAGTACGACCGGCTGGAACTGGAAAACGAGCAGGAAAAGCTGCGCGCCGAGATCGCCGAGCTGACCACGATCCTCGAGGACGAGTCGGTGCTGAAGAAGCTCGTCTCGACGGAACTGGCGAAGATCGCCAAGGACTTCCCCACCGAACGCCGCACCCGCCTCATCGACGGCGACCTGAAGGAAGTTCTGGCCGCCTCGAAGCCGTCCGGCCCGCTGGAGGTCGCCGACGACCCGTGCCAGGTGATCCTGTCGGCCACCGGCCTGGTCGCCCGCACCGCAGCGGAATCCGAAGAGGCGTCGGAAGTCCGCCGCCGCAACGGCCGCGTAAAACACGATGCCGTATCGGCCGTCGTACACACCACCGCGCGCGGCCAAGTGCTGCTGGTGACAAGCCGAGGCCGCGCCTTCAAGACCGATGTCCTGCCGCTCCCCGTACTCCCAGAACAAGCAGGCACAGTGTCGTTGCGGGGCGGCATGGCAGCAAAAGAGCTGGTACCACTCGAAAAGGGCGAACGGGTCGTAGGCATCGCCCCTCTCGGCGAACAAGCAGGAGACTCGCCGGGCTTGGCCATCGGCACCCGCGCCGGCGTGGTGAAGGTCTGCGCGCCAGACTGGCCAGTCCGGTCGGACGAATTCGAGATCATCACCCTCAAGGCAGGCGACGAGGTCGTAGGCGCGACCTGGCTGACGGACGGAAACGAAACACTGGCCTTCGTCTCGTCGGACTCGTCACTGCTGCGCTTCGCCGCCAGCCTGATCCGCCCGCAAGGCACCAAGAGCGGCGGCATGGCAGGAGTGAAACTGTCCGCGAACGCGAACGCGGTCTTCTTCGGAGCAATCCGCACCGACGACGAAGAACACGGCGAACCGATGGTGGTGACGGCAACGGGCCAGAGCGTGAAGGTCACGCCCTTCAGCGAATACCCGGCAAAGGGCCGAGCCACCGGCGGCGTGCGAACCCACCGGTTCCTCAAGGGAGAAACCCAAGTCCAGGTCGCGTGGATCGGCCCCCGCCCAGCAGGCGCGAGCCGCACCGGAGACCCCGTGGAACTCCCCGAGATCGACCTCCGCCGCGACGGCTCAGGCCACGCCCACCCCGGCCCGGAAGTGGTGGGCCACCTCATCGAACGCGGCTAG
- a CDS encoding YbaB/EbfC family nucleoid-associated protein: MKTRELIELARSREAALGQVASLMAEARGSAHAVDGSVEVTVDALGALKRLWIAPALADGEPSRVSALVLEVVRVAMAEAEQDCYNRVGLLLGEEAGLLVEALSGRAAPARSADDDPGMTVEEFQRLRGERLGERRFPAAAPAASVGSTVDDEWEDFDPASLRSDR; encoded by the coding sequence GTGAAGACCCGGGAGCTTATCGAGCTGGCTCGGTCTCGTGAGGCTGCGTTGGGGCAGGTCGCTTCGTTGATGGCGGAGGCTCGGGGGTCGGCTCATGCTGTGGATGGGTCGGTTGAGGTGACTGTGGATGCGTTGGGGGCGTTGAAGCGGTTGTGGATTGCGCCTGCATTGGCGGACGGAGAGCCTTCGCGGGTTTCGGCTTTGGTGCTCGAGGTTGTGCGGGTGGCTATGGCTGAGGCCGAGCAGGATTGCTACAACCGGGTGGGGTTGTTGCTGGGGGAGGAGGCTGGGTTGCTTGTTGAGGCGTTGTCCGGGCGGGCTGCTCCGGCTCGTTCTGCGGATGACGATCCTGGGATGACGGTGGAGGAGTTTCAGCGGTTGCGGGGGGAGAGGTTGGGGGAGAGGCGGTTTCCTGCTGCTGCTCCGGCTGCTTCGGTTGGGTCCACTGTGGACGATGAGTGGGAGGATTTTGATCCGGCTTCGTTGCGGTCGGATCGGTGA
- a CDS encoding YbaB/EbfC family DNA-binding protein — protein MVAEFDMDRAVARVMEEASRTGEAAAARFERAGPVVGKAAAGGVSVEVAPGGLLTGLTLTRAALRSGSVAAQIMELSRRAERRAADRMHQVLSPVLGAETVASLGYAALAEDDPDFYDEEPVVL, from the coding sequence GTGGTGGCTGAATTCGACATGGATCGCGCGGTGGCGCGGGTGATGGAGGAGGCTTCCCGGACCGGGGAGGCGGCTGCTGCTCGGTTCGAGCGGGCTGGGCCGGTGGTGGGAAAGGCCGCTGCCGGCGGGGTTTCGGTCGAGGTCGCGCCGGGTGGGTTGCTGACTGGGTTGACGTTGACTCGGGCTGCTTTGCGCAGTGGGTCTGTCGCTGCGCAGATTATGGAGCTGTCGAGGCGGGCTGAGCGGCGGGCTGCGGATCGGATGCATCAGGTTCTTTCCCCGGTTTTAGGCGCGGAGACGGTGGCCTCGTTGGGGTATGCGGCGTTGGCTGAGGATGATCCGGATTTCTACGACGAAGAGCCGGTGGTGTTGTGA
- a CDS encoding C40 family peptidase, with protein sequence MNAPVDHLVRNGLDTTNQFAAKLKHDPSAIHGARDGHVALQTSVGQANQHAGAQRVNLAQASSGATSERAVATSKDLEKEVQDLLDESAEIERAVAEAAETLHVGEIRNDQVRDQILREIASSMKALAAVNGIQPPESRAAAARQILLQLQTKIGQLTGQAATFTEETLGKLTGLGQRLGGSDSTSASSATTSVPQAFNSNGAHVSHGGGGGDSGGGGGGGGFAGKPRLPVAVPPQPGSGVGINLPGGKTVMAPNETAAKAVRAALSQLGVPYVWGGTARGQGLDCSGLTMTSYQDAGLQLPRTAKQQTVGAEVPSMDQLLPGDLVVWSGHVAMVIGDGQMVEAGDPVQISKIRTTNAGQQFIGFYRPTG encoded by the coding sequence GTGAACGCTCCGGTCGATCATCTGGTCCGCAATGGACTGGACACCACGAATCAGTTCGCCGCGAAGCTGAAGCACGATCCGTCGGCGATCCACGGCGCTCGCGACGGGCATGTCGCGCTGCAGACGTCCGTCGGCCAGGCGAATCAGCACGCGGGCGCTCAGCGGGTGAACCTGGCGCAGGCCAGTTCCGGGGCGACTTCCGAGCGGGCGGTCGCGACGTCGAAGGATCTGGAGAAGGAAGTCCAGGACCTTCTCGACGAGAGCGCGGAAATCGAGCGCGCGGTCGCGGAGGCGGCGGAGACGCTGCACGTCGGCGAGATCCGCAATGATCAGGTGCGGGACCAGATTCTGCGGGAAATCGCGTCTTCGATGAAGGCGCTGGCGGCGGTCAACGGCATTCAGCCGCCGGAGAGCCGGGCTGCTGCGGCGCGGCAGATTCTGTTGCAGCTGCAGACGAAGATCGGGCAGTTGACCGGTCAGGCGGCGACGTTCACCGAGGAAACGCTCGGGAAGCTGACCGGGCTGGGGCAGCGGCTCGGCGGGTCGGATTCGACTTCCGCGAGCAGCGCTACGACCTCGGTGCCGCAGGCGTTCAACAGCAACGGTGCGCACGTGAGCCACGGCGGTGGCGGTGGGGATTCCGGCGGTGGTGGAGGCGGCGGCGGGTTCGCCGGGAAGCCGCGCTTGCCGGTGGCTGTTCCGCCGCAGCCCGGCAGCGGGGTCGGGATCAACCTGCCGGGCGGCAAAACCGTGATGGCCCCGAACGAGACCGCGGCCAAAGCGGTTCGGGCAGCGTTGTCTCAGCTGGGCGTGCCGTATGTGTGGGGCGGGACTGCGCGCGGGCAGGGGCTCGACTGCAGCGGATTGACCATGACGTCCTATCAGGACGCCGGGCTGCAGTTGCCGCGGACGGCTAAGCAGCAGACCGTCGGGGCCGAGGTGCCGTCGATGGATCAGTTGCTGCCGGGGGATTTGGTGGTGTGGTCCGGGCACGTCGCGATGGTGATCGGCGACGGGCAGATGGTCGAGGCCGGGGATCCGGTGCAGATCAGCAAGATCCGGACGACCAATGCCGGGCAGCAGTTCATCGGGTTTTACCGGCCGACGGGGTGA
- a CDS encoding DsbA family protein — MGGAARNARKSRQQAAAARSVAQARGSNSDRNKIIAIVVAVVVVAALVIGGVLWINSSKNATQDSAIQPGTTSALGPGVVEKRDGAVVSVGKPGAPKTIDLYADFLCPYCAKLQQDYGPRMEKAINDGQLTVRYHMVILLNKNSDPPGYSLDSANAALAAADQQKFTAFHDALFKNQPQEGGRGYDKAQLIKLGQDLGINDPKFAETVNTGAYDQQLQTAFQQVQADQNLQQDFGNGQVGFGTPTVAVNGKAVPAQGDWLTKILNG, encoded by the coding sequence GTGGGTGGAGCTGCGCGCAACGCGCGGAAAAGCCGTCAGCAGGCGGCGGCCGCGAGGTCGGTCGCCCAGGCGCGGGGCTCGAACAGCGACCGGAACAAGATCATCGCGATCGTGGTGGCCGTCGTGGTGGTCGCCGCGCTCGTGATCGGCGGCGTGCTGTGGATCAACTCGAGCAAGAACGCCACACAGGACAGCGCGATCCAGCCGGGCACGACCTCGGCGCTCGGACCGGGCGTGGTCGAGAAGCGCGACGGGGCCGTAGTGTCGGTCGGCAAACCGGGTGCGCCGAAGACGATCGACCTGTACGCCGACTTCCTGTGCCCGTACTGCGCCAAGCTGCAGCAGGACTACGGGCCGCGGATGGAGAAGGCGATCAACGACGGCCAGCTCACCGTGCGCTACCACATGGTGATCCTGCTCAACAAGAACTCGGACCCGCCGGGCTACTCGCTCGACTCGGCCAACGCCGCGCTCGCCGCCGCCGACCAGCAGAAGTTCACCGCGTTCCACGACGCGCTGTTCAAGAACCAGCCGCAGGAAGGCGGTCGCGGGTACGACAAGGCCCAGCTGATCAAGCTCGGCCAGGACCTCGGGATCAACGACCCGAAGTTCGCCGAGACAGTCAACACCGGCGCCTACGACCAGCAGCTGCAGACGGCGTTCCAGCAGGTCCAGGCCGACCAGAACCTCCAGCAGGACTTCGGCAACGGCCAGGTCGGCTTCGGCACTCCGACCGTCGCGGTCAACGGCAAGGCCGTTCCGGCCCAGGGCGACTGGCTGACGAAGATCCTCAACGGCTGA
- a CDS encoding MauE/DoxX family redox-associated membrane protein, with the protein MGTLARLGLAVVWLVSGGLKIADPGQTYIAVQAYDVLPHALVRPVATGLPLLELVLGLLLLAGLATRWVAAASLLLLAVLVAGIAQSWARGLSIDCGCFGGGGRVDAGQTEYPQEILRDTGFALLAVWLLARPRTWLSVDGWLGWGKGRNAGNSDESSDDYPKSIAEGN; encoded by the coding sequence ATCGGGACGCTCGCCCGTCTCGGGCTGGCTGTCGTGTGGCTCGTGTCCGGCGGCCTGAAGATCGCCGACCCGGGGCAGACGTACATCGCCGTGCAGGCCTACGACGTGCTCCCGCACGCGCTCGTGCGCCCGGTCGCCACCGGGCTGCCGCTGCTGGAGCTGGTGCTCGGGCTGCTGCTCCTCGCCGGGCTGGCCACGCGCTGGGTCGCGGCTGCTTCGCTGCTGCTGCTCGCTGTGCTCGTCGCGGGCATCGCGCAGTCGTGGGCGCGCGGGCTGAGCATCGACTGCGGTTGCTTCGGCGGCGGCGGGCGCGTGGACGCCGGGCAGACCGAGTACCCGCAGGAGATCCTGCGCGACACCGGCTTCGCCTTGCTCGCGGTGTGGCTGCTGGCACGGCCGCGCACCTGGCTTTCGGTCGACGGCTGGCTTGGCTGGGGCAAGGGCAGGAACGCCGGGAACTCAGACGAGTCTTCGGACGACTACCCCAAGAGCATCGCGGAAGGGAATTAG
- a CDS encoding glutamate ABC transporter substrate-binding protein, which translates to MRFRAVLAAVFLLVSCVSCGSSTVSKDDPLPTRARDGNHLTIGIRFDAPGLSQRTVDGRLAGFDVDVATFVARELGVEPDRITWHETTPARRETDLTSGAVDLVVATYSITDKRKQQVSFAGPYFSTGQDLLVRLTSPDITGPESLNGKRLCSVTGSTPAQMVKDKFAQRVQLVEYPRYPDCVTALLANQVDAVTTDAVILAGYAAQNPELLKVVGRPFSTERYGVGLRKGDTEGQHAVDDAIRKMVSSGAWRKSLETNIGPSNYPLPNPPEITEQ; encoded by the coding sequence ATGCGGTTTCGCGCAGTGCTCGCCGCCGTGTTTCTGCTGGTCAGCTGCGTCTCGTGCGGATCGTCGACGGTATCCAAGGACGATCCGCTTCCCACCCGGGCGCGTGACGGCAACCACCTGACCATTGGCATCCGGTTCGACGCGCCCGGCCTTTCGCAACGAACTGTCGACGGAAGGCTCGCCGGTTTCGACGTCGATGTCGCTACTTTCGTCGCGCGGGAACTGGGTGTCGAACCGGACCGCATCACCTGGCACGAGACCACCCCGGCGCGCCGCGAGACCGACCTGACCTCGGGCGCGGTCGATCTGGTCGTGGCCACCTATTCGATCACCGACAAGCGGAAACAGCAGGTCAGCTTCGCCGGGCCGTATTTCAGCACCGGCCAGGACCTGCTGGTGCGGCTGACTTCGCCGGACATCACCGGCCCGGAAAGCCTCAACGGCAAGCGGCTCTGCTCGGTCACCGGCTCGACGCCGGCGCAGATGGTGAAGGACAAGTTCGCGCAGCGGGTGCAACTGGTCGAGTATCCGCGGTATCCGGACTGCGTCACCGCGCTGCTGGCCAACCAGGTCGACGCGGTCACCACTGACGCGGTGATCCTCGCCGGGTACGCCGCGCAGAACCCGGAGCTGCTGAAAGTGGTCGGCCGCCCGTTTTCCACTGAGCGGTACGGCGTCGGCCTGCGCAAGGGCGATACCGAGGGCCAGCACGCGGTGGACGACGCGATCCGGAAAATGGTGTCGAGCGGGGCCTGGCGGAAGTCGCTGGAGACGAACATCGGGCCGTCGAACTATCCGTTGCCGAATCCACCGGAGATCACCGAGCAGTGA